Genomic window (Desulforhopalus sp.):
CTATGATGACTTTGTCAAAGATGTTGAGGGCTCGACTGATGATATCAATGTGGCCGTTGGTGATCGGATCAAATGTTCCTGGATAGACCGCAATCAGTGGTTGAATATCATTTTCTTTCATCATGGCATCCATTCTTGCGAGTTTGTTGAGAGAGGGGGCATCAGCCTATTCGCTAAGGTCAGATAGTCGAACTATAAAGCCAGAGGCCGTTTTCACCGTAGACCCGTTTGTCTGTGAGGTAGAGGTTGGTCAAAGCCTCCGGGAGAGCTGTGTTGTACCTTTCCTCGATAACAATTGTACTGTTTTCGGTGAGCAGAGAACTTGCATCGATAGCTCTTAACATCGACAACGCCATATTCTTGCCATAGGGAGGATCGGCAAAGATGAAGTCGAACCCCGCGCTGGTTTCCAGTGGAAAATGGCTGAATGGCAAGCCCTTGGTTAAATCATGTCGAATGATGCGAAGCCCGCAGTTCCCGGTATACCCGGCAAGACAAAGGGCAATGTTTTTTTTTATGAGATCCAGAGCCAGACTGTTATTTTCAACGAAAACAACAAAATCAGCATTGCGGCTGAATGCCTCCAGGCCGATGGCCCCCGTGCCGGCAAAAAGATCGAGTACTTTTGCGCCCTGGATGGACTTGCCAAGGATACTGAACAGGGCCTCCCTCGCTTTATCCGAGGTTGGTCTGATACTCTTGTCACGAGGAGGGGGCGTGAAGAGTTTTCGACCCTTTTGCGTACCGCTAATAATTCTCAAGATTTCACAAAATTAAAGGATCACAAAACCCTATTGCAAGTAGCCCAGAACAGTTTCTCCAGCGCGAACTTTTTGGCCAATTTCCACGGTGAGGGTGGTTTCAAGTGGAAGATAGAGATCAACCCGTGAGCCGAACCGAATAAGCCCAAATCGTTTCCCCCTGGTCACGGTATCACCGGCTTCAAGCCAACAAACAATTCTTCTGGCGATAAGCCCGGCAATCTGTACAAAGGCGAATTTTTTTCCGGAGGGCGTTGTGACAACGGCAGCACAGTATTCGTTTTGCAGACCTCCCTGTTGACTATCGGCGGAGTAGAATTTCCCGGGCTTATAAAGAATTTTATCCACTTTGCCGTTGTAGGGAATCCTGTTAACGTGGACATTAAAGACATTCATGAAAATCGAGACCTTATGAACATCTTCACCTGTAAACCTGTCATCCGAGACTCGTTCTATGATAATGACCTTGCCATCGGCGGGTGAAAGAAGGGCATCCTCCCGCTCCGGGCCCAATCGTTCGGGGTCCCTGAAGAAACATAAGACGAAGACAGTGGCGACCAGCAGTATTCCGGCAACCATCTTCATTGCGAGAATTCCCGCCAGGAGGGTGGCAAAAGCCAGCGCAAAAATGAAAGGATACCCTTCTTTGGCAACAGGAACTTGGGGAGTGAGCATGGATGATGTACCTTTGTGGGTTTGTTAAATACCGTTATTTCGCCTTATTAGCCCGAGCCATGGCGATCATTCCGGTACGGATAATCTCCTTGATGCCGATAGGGCGAAGGATATCGATAACTGCCTGAATCTTGGAAGCAGAGCCGGTTACTTCAACGGCATAACTTTTAGCACTGACATCGACGACCTTGCCGCGAAAGATATCTACCACTCGCAGTACTTCGGCCCGAGTATGGGCCTCAGCTTTTACCCGAATAAGCGCCATCTCTCTTTCAACGAAGTCTTTGTCGTTGATTTCTGTGACCTTTATAACATCGATGAGTTTGTTCAGCTGTTTGGTGATTTGTTCGATGATTGTTTCATCGCCTCTTGACACCAAGGTGAGGCAGGAAACATTCGGATCGAGGGTTTCGGCGACACAGAGGCTTTCAATGTTAAAGCCGCGACCGCTAAATAGCCCTGTTACCCGGGACAGCACTCCCGGTTTATTTTGCAGAAGCACAGAAATCGTATGTTTCATCTGGATGATCCTGGGTTTGTGAGTTTGGCTTTAAAAAAGATTTTGATCAGGAAATATCAACAATCTTCTCAGTATATTCATTTACTCGTTTCCTGATGTCCATTTGCCGAAAAGACAATAGACCAGAAGTCGGGTTGTAGGTAATAGCTACACAAGCAGCATTTCCGTAGTGGCCTTACCGGCAGGGACCATCGGGTAAACCCCCTCTTCCTTTTCAATCTTGAAATCCATAATGACGAGGTTCTTGGTGGCAAGTGCCTCGCGAATTACCGGTTCAACCTCGCTTTTGTTGGTGGCCCGGAGTCCAACTGCTCCGTATGCCCTGGCAAGTTCAACGAAATCAGGTACTACATTCATAGTAGTTGAGGCATATCGTTTGTTATAAAACAACTCTTGCCATTGCCGTACCATGCCGAGATAGCCGTTATTGAGAATGGCTATCTTAACCGGGCAGTTATACTGCCTGGCCGTAGCTAATTCCTGGATATTCATCTGGATTGACCCATCGCCGGCAATGTCTATGACCGTCCGGTCGGGGAAGGCCATCTGGGCGCCGATGGCGGCAGGCAGGCCAAAGCCCATGGTGCCCAATCCGCCCGAGGTCACGAAATGACGCGGGTAATCGAATTTGTAAAACTGTGCCGCCCACATTTGGTTTTGGCCAACCTCGGTGGTGACAATGGCCTTGCCGTCAGTAAATTTCTGCAGCGTTTCGATGACATATTGAGGCTTGATAATGGTGTCATTTTCCCTGTAGGCAAGTGGATGCTTTGCCGTCCACTCGTCAATTCGCGCTATCCAGG
Coding sequences:
- a CDS encoding phosphatidylserine decarboxylase family protein; its protein translation is MLTPQVPVAKEGYPFIFALAFATLLAGILAMKMVAGILLVATVFVLCFFRDPERLGPEREDALLSPADGKVIIIERVSDDRFTGEDVHKVSIFMNVFNVHVNRIPYNGKVDKILYKPGKFYSADSQQGGLQNEYCAAVVTTPSGKKFAFVQIAGLIARRIVCWLEAGDTVTRGKRFGLIRFGSRVDLYLPLETTLTVEIGQKVRAGETVLGYLQ
- the ilvN gene encoding acetolactate synthase small subunit; this encodes MKHTISVLLQNKPGVLSRVTGLFSGRGFNIESLCVAETLDPNVSCLTLVSRGDETIIEQITKQLNKLIDVIKVTEINDKDFVEREMALIRVKAEAHTRAEVLRVVDIFRGKVVDVSAKSYAVEVTGSASKIQAVIDILRPIGIKEIIRTGMIAMARANKAK
- the rsmD gene encoding 16S rRNA (guanine(966)-N(2))-methyltransferase RsmD produces the protein MRIISGTQKGRKLFTPPPRDKSIRPTSDKAREALFSILGKSIQGAKVLDLFAGTGAIGLEAFSRNADFVVFVENNSLALDLIKKNIALCLAGYTGNCGLRIIRHDLTKGLPFSHFPLETSAGFDFIFADPPYGKNMALSMLRAIDASSLLTENSTIVIEERYNTALPEALTNLYLTDKRVYGENGLWLYSSTI